The proteins below come from a single Vanessa atalanta chromosome 21, ilVanAtal1.2, whole genome shotgun sequence genomic window:
- the LOC125072317 gene encoding uncharacterized protein LOC125072317 gives MLKLISLTTLTCYVAQISANDMLGPGIWSLISISKCPMKIKDEVLIVDMDKHKLNRTHDGISADVVATDTIDDKYAALIEVCKYVDGGCKPYQILSDNSVVNMLNKYAEENVFNALTLAKLDPPEFPVDKGEYHVDDYVMDYCKLPREAIYGEFEALSYLILNNEKVACIKCVLEFNKFEDENYCDE, from the exons atgttgaaattaatatcattaacCACTTTAACGTGCTACGTGGCTCAGATCAGCGCGAACGACATGttg GGTCCGGGAATATGGTCGCTGATAAGCATAAGCAAATGTCCCATGAAAATTAAAGATGAAGTATTGATCGTTGACATGGACAAACATAAACTGAACCGCACGCACGACGGTATCTCCGCCGACGTCGTAGCGACTGATACCATTGATGATAAATACGCG GCTTTAATAGAAGTTTGTAAGTACGTGGATGGAGGATGCAAGCCTTATCAGATACTTTCTGACAACAGTGTCGTGaacatgttaaataaatacgcCGAAGAAAATGTGTTCAATGCGCTCACATTAGCCAAACTTGATCCGCCGGAATTCCCGGTCGACAAg GGAGAATATCACGTGGACGACTACGTGATGGACTACTGCAAGCTGCCCCGCGAGGCCATCTACGGCGAGTTCGAGGCCCTATCCTACCTGATACTCAACAACGAGAAGGTCGCCTGCATCAAATGCGTGCTAGAATTCAACAAATTCGAGGACGAGAACTACTGCGACGAATGA